A region of Diospyros lotus cultivar Yz01 chromosome 3, ASM1463336v1, whole genome shotgun sequence DNA encodes the following proteins:
- the LOC127797384 gene encoding RING-H2 finger protein ATL64-like yields the protein MAKDDTSTPTSIDHLLLIASATAAFIVALYHCLTFCWLNRHSRRRRRHSMPEQEEIRQAASAGLDGNFISKFIPAHKFQKADPEAILLPAEDGVCAICLCEFEEGEELRALPECGHSFHVACIDMWLYSHSTCPICRSAVTPSTELLGQPSDSN from the coding sequence ATGGCGAAAGACGACACCTCCACCCCCACCTCGATCGATCACCTCCTCCTCATCGCATCCGCAACAGCCGCCTTCATCGTCGCGCTCTACCACTGCCTGACCTTCTGCTGGCTCAACCGCCACtcgcggcggcggcggcggcactCCATGCCCGAGCAGGAAGAGATCAGGCAAGCCGCCTCCGCCGGCCTCGACGGCAACTTCATCTCCAAATTCATCCCGGCGCACAAGTTCCAGAAGGCGGATCCAGAAGCGATCTTGCTGCCGGCGGAAGACGGCGTCTGCGCAATTTGCTTGTGCGAGTTCGAAGAGGGCGAGGAGCTGCGGGCGTTGCCGGAATGCGGCCACAGTTTTCACGTTGCCTGTATCGATATGTGGCTGTATTCGCATTCAACTTGCCCGATCTGCCGGAGCGCCGTCACGCCATCGACGGAGTTGCTGGGGCAGCCGTCGGATTCCAATTGA
- the LOC127796956 gene encoding RING-H2 finger protein ATL39-like, protein MDDDGYNVGGVSPLVAAIIGSVATLSVLLLYHCLRTRWHDRQEFLIQLPLRQPRRRPPAADTAAIVDEDSMRRMQASISELIPTYRYSKDVGELSKTQDKTCTVCLCEFTDDEPVRILPDCSHAFHVPCIDMWLFSHGNCPVCRTPLGSRRPESDRLEPPSSEIRQPEELV, encoded by the coding sequence ATGGATGACGACGGCTATAACGTGGGTGGAGTTTCACCACTCGTGGCGGCGATCATAGGCAGCGTAGCCACCCTCTCCGTGCTACTGCTCTACCACTGCCTGAGGACGAGGTGGCATGACCGACAAGAGTTTCTCATTCAACTGCCGCTGCGGCAACCACGACGACGCCCGCCGGCGGCGGATACGGCTGCGATCGTGGATGAAGACTCGATGAGAAGGATGCAGGCCTCAATCAGCGAGCTGATTCCGACGTACAGATACAGCAAGGACGTCGGCGAGCTCTCCAAAACCCAAGACAAGACGTGCACTGTTTGCTTGTGCGAGTTCACCGACGACGAACCGGTTCGGATCCTGCCCGACTGCTCCCACGCCTTCCACGTGCCCTGCATTGACATGTGGCTGTTTTCTCACGGAAACTGTCCTGTTTGCCGGACGCCCTTAGGCAGCCGCCGGCCTGAATCTGATAGGTTAGAGCCACCATCGTCAGAGATCCGTCAACCGGAGGAGCTTGTGTGA
- the LOC127798399 gene encoding RING-H2 finger protein ATL39-like, with the protein MVDDDDRDGLRLKSQIYTLLLIFGSAALIIAAYQLLKLTLRRRRRQPAPVSVGQGRGGPTSTVPPGSSENSMAQLIPAHKFRKGGALAGPDAGDGTCPVCLCDFEEGEELRSLGECKHSFHVDCIDMWLYSHSTCPVCRGDAVPSPALPHGSRLLDVA; encoded by the coding sequence ATGGTTGACGACGACGATCGGGACGGCCTCCGCCTTAAATCCCAGATATACACTCTCCTTCTCATCTTCGGATCGGCGGCTCTCATCATCGCCGCCTACCAACTCCTCAAGCTCActctccgccgccgccgccgccaacCCGCCCCGGTTTCCGTCGGACAAGGTCGGGGAGGGCCGACGTCGACGGTACCGCCGGGAAGCTCGGAGAATTCAATGGCGCAGCTCATCCCGGCGCATAAGTTTCGGAAGGGCGGGGCGCTGGCCGGACCGGACGCCGGGGACGGCACGTGCCCGGTGTGCCTCTGTGACTTCGAGGAGGGCGAAGAGCTTCGTAGTTTGGGCGAATGCAAGCACTCGTTTCACGTCGATTGCATTGATATGTGGTTGTACTCGCACTCCACCTGCCCCGTTTGCCGGGGCGACGCCGTGCCATCGCCGGCGCTGCCCCATGGTTCCAGGCTCTTGGACGTGGCTTGA